The following is a genomic window from Mangifera indica cultivar Alphonso unplaced genomic scaffold, CATAS_Mindica_2.1 Un_0037, whole genome shotgun sequence.
AGGcgctattttatttttgttgttaaaaatgaagataaaaaagtaataaagcGAGGAAATGAAAACGAGGGATTCCTAATCTTTTATacgtaaatatattattatattattaaatattattaatttaaaaataaataattattttttattcaaattttagttaactcttaaaagtatattttataataatttaaaaaattaaatatttacttataaattattatttttttaaaatttctattagAGATAAGAGAAAATCATAAGTATTAGAggtaaaataaaacttttgttaGAAGAAAATTGGACTTTTCAAATTTGgatatgaatttgagttaagttttaaactttaaacttagaatcaagttaatttgaattatctttaattttgattaaataaatttaatttattctattttttatttgaattaaacttaaattataaaatatttagctttcatttatttatagaattatcaaaattaaatttttgaaaaataataattttatcatttagaacttttgaaaaacaaataatttagtCTCTTTAAGAATATGAAAATCCTAACCTTATCACCGCCAACTAACTAAAATCTCTCGTCTCAATCACTACAACAAACATTATCATCCCTTAATCCATCTCATGGGGAGCCCAAGAAAATTGGACTTTTCAATTCTAGGATATAAACTTGAGTTaagtttcaaactttaaatttatagtcaaattaaatttaaatatttttaattttaactcataaattcaagttatcttattttgttttgaattaaataaaagttataagATATGCAAGCCGACTCATATCTAGacttatcaaaatcaaactttgttaaaaaattccaagaatgtaaggaaaaaataataattttatcatttaaaacttttgaaaaaccaataatttAGTCCCTCCAAGAATTTGGAAATCAAAACCTTATCACCATCAACTAAAATCTCACCTCTCAGTCCACCATAACAAGCATCACCATCCCTTAACACATCTCATGACAAGCCCAAGAAGAAGTCAACATCATCAAATTCTGCTAATGAATTGAATTGTCGGCAAattaagatgaaattttaatactttGCCCCGTTAGATTTTATCGACAATTATGAGATTTAGGGTTGAAGTCATTGAATAAGTTTTTGGTGAAAGGTGTCACAACCGCTAAATTTTTTCAGTGAGTTTTCTAATTTCTATACATCGGGTTAAAAATGAGAATAGTAaacgaagaagaaaaaagtgaaaataaatgaaagaaataaaaaattagataatttttaacattataataagttttttttaattataaaaagaaactctatttgagttaaaatattttttttaaattgaattaattataattatactaaataaattaaatttattttttatataaaatattattttttattatccaaaTTACCTTTGTAATATCACTAGTGAAAAAATTGTTGGTTGGAGGTCACACCTTTGACGGGAAACTGTGATTTTCCCCATTAAGTAACGACAGGAAGACATTGAAGCACATGGTTCGATGTTCCTTTCATCATACgtattaatattaaagataaaactatgtgtacccactttgggtaacaaatgtgtacacatttatatgtgtcatcatgtgattggatgattttgaattaagaataaaacaataatcaatcatatgatgacacatgagtgtgtatatatttgtgttcCCAAAGTGGGAACACATATATTActctaatattaatattaatattcaaCCATATATTTGGTTAGCATTTGCAatcttaattcaattattattggCGTAAGCAGTCTCGCATTTGCACATGGCCAGATTTGCACGTGCACTAAATAAACTTGATAAAGCCCACAAGtcgataaaataataattaattatataatgatacatataaatatataattatttgtatatttaaaatatatatgtataatatatatatattttttatgttttcaaggtaagttaaactatatatatttgtatcaaCAAATTAATCTCGTACGATCATGGATTTAGACGAAAAGTGACAACAAAGAGGCgaaatataattctaattaaaattcaaagtaaacaaggtaatttattaaatcaataatcCTTTACAGTAAAGGAAATTAGAGCAAATTTtgtaacttataaaaaaataaaaaaatataatataaaattatatatataattttatatgtaaataatatatattattatatgattgagtattattttattttaaatttaaaataatttaattatatattaatatataattaatcatacaaATAACGattccaaaaattaaattcgTGAGTAAACAGTGTCTCATGGGCAAACAGTAAATTTCGTGAGTGGAAAGTCAATTTCGTGGGATAACAGGTTAACACGTGAGTGAACAGTGCCTCACAAATTTACTGTTTAGATCcttatgattatttaaaataaactattaataataattatgaaaatatcttCCTATTTTTGAAAAGTACGCATATgcttctaattaaaaaaaacaatattttatgtatttattttaaatatataattatatatatttgtattattatatattattttatctttaatttaaaattatttaataatgtgatatacatataaatttatataagatagttttattgttaaaaaaaaaacaatcacaaaTATGCATAATTATTCTAAGCTGGTTTCCCTAATTTTCAAAAGCCATTTCAAAcactcataaaattttttagtaataattatgaaataaaaaaaatagagaggaAATAGTTTTGAGTTATGCTGAACCTGAAGCAATCACATGTGCACTAGGGGTAATGTATCTTGAAGTGGACCATcgtttttatagaaaaataggatttctttttaaatttaatatccaataaaatattaaatataaatcaaagtAAATTTGATTACAGGCCCTActgtatttgtatataaaattatgtatattatttgtatatatagttttattataaataaaaaggcAGAAATAGATTAATTggtaaagcttttttttttttggcatctCCAATTAATATAaccttttttataatatgtaattTACTAGGAGAAGGCATGAAACTTACATCAGTATCTTTAGCTTCCAATTCTTGACTTTTATTAGGGTTATTGATCTCAATCCGATATTTAGGACATTTTCATCTTTGTCACCTATAATAATATCACCCTCATCTCTTTTGccacaaaaaaatttgttaaagaaGTCGACACtatcatattttattgataagttGATAATATTAACAATTCATCGATGAACTTTGATGACTTGGCAATATGAGATTTCATCAATGGTGGTGGGGTTTAGGGTTGAAGTCATAAACCAATTTGTCAATAAAGGTGGCAACTTAGCTCTAAGAGGGGTTCAATTGTCAACAATTTGGCTGTAACTTTGGGACAATGAAGGAGTGGATTAGGGGAAAAAGAGGGTGAAAGTGAAAGATAGATAGACAAAATGGGTTGTTCTGCAATTTGGATATctaaatgttttcttttttaattttattattttttagtactattgaaaaatgaaaattttaatgagaaaataatatctGAACTTTCTAATACTATgccttttttcattttagttgagAGCGATAAATtttgtgcaaaaaaaaaaaaaagataatttattgaaagatgcTTTTGGTAGAATGtaatttactttaatttgattttaatagttaacaaaactgatacaatattaaaaattgtataaagaaagtttgagttcaaatcttTAACGCGTTTGTAAAACCTTAACTTATCTGATATGGTTTAGTCATTATATTTCAGGTTTACCCGTTTAACTAATACAGACAGATTTTcgactaacaaaaaaaaaaatttactctaATTTATCATTTGTATGTGAGCAAAAGTTCACATGAGATTTGTGACGAAGTCACAAGTACTCCAGCAAATATTAATCATAGAAgttgaaataattttgttaataacaaTCATATGTTATAATGTGGCGAAAGTCAATTGGGTGAAGGTAATAAGCTTGTGGTTGCCAATTCGGCGGTAATTCATTAacgaagaaaaataaaattaatttcatttgattcaaattaattatttttttaataggaaaatgCTTTAATTATTGGCCCTCAaaaggttattattattataattttccttaaTTATATGAAGAGATACTTATATGGGCTAATCATGAATGTCATTTAACTTTTATACGAAATTAACCATATGGACCAATGGGGATGGGCAACAAAATGTCAAAATCTTTTCTGGGAAGCCAAGACCTGAGAGACCTACTGTCACCATCCTCACCTCAATTCCTATTCTCTTATGTCACACACGTCTAGGTCCCCATAATTTTCGGATTTTCAGCTTTGGATTGCTAACCGCCACATGATTTCTCGTTCACTGGCCCCACTTCTCAACTcttaagaaaaaggaaaagcgGTTTCTTAATTTTCCTGCAACACTCTTTTCTTTTGTCCCCTTCTACATTGATTCACTGAAGGTAGATTCGAAGTTAAAGGAACAAAACAACCAGAGGAAATTTCAAAACAAGTTTCACtctttactttaatttttttttcgaaGGAATGGAAATGAAGCTTCTTGTAATGATTCTACCCATGTGGGcttgtttttattctttgttCTCATTTGTCCTTGCTGTCAGACAGGACACAACTGTTTCCAACATTTTTAGTTCTGGTTTTGTTGTTGTGAAGGAACCCATTTCTCAGTTTTCTGCAAAAATGGAAGCTCAATCTCCAGGTCTGTCAACAATTGCCACTGTTTTTGTTTATGAatgttgtttgttttgttttaaaagttcTGTACTTTAAGTTCAGAAAGGTTAACTTTGAATGTGCTgtttgtttggttgctgagattATTCAGGGAGAAAGCACCCTAGCAAAACACTAAAACCGATTATGCTCTAGCTTCTGGGAAAATTTCATTCTTCCAAAtacaaactttattttaaatctgGTTTTTTCCTCTACCTAGTCTCATTGACTTTCACTCTCAGAACTTTGAAATTAAAGATACGTATCTAGATTTATGCTTTGCAAGAAGAATTACTAAGTTAATTTCTTTGGAGTTCCAGTTGTTGAATTTTGGCTGTTAATAATATTGGTACAAAATGaatttagattttgaatttacaattttaacttttgaaatgtACTTGATGAAATAGTGTATCTGGGTTAAGTTAGTATTTTCTCATAAACTTGTATAACTTAAAGACATGATGAACTTGATATATTCTTAATTCTGAGCTGCCTAATCTGTATTTATGCAATTTAACGTTGAGTAAAGATAATGAGAAATAGAAGAACATTCATACAAAACTAATTTGGATTTTGGCTGATTAAGCACGAGcctgtttgtttttgttttaagtgCATTTTTTGTCAGTTtcttttcataatcttttatatttgcTAAGGTTGTTTATGTCTCTTTCAGGAAATTCTGAGGTTAGAATAGTGCACCACCAAGACCTGAACAAGAAAATACTTATAGCGCTTGTTGTTGCTTCCACTCTTCTTGGTGTTCTATTTCTGctctttttatacttttggATCTATAGATTGAAAACATTGAAGAATTCCAACGGAAAAAGCAAGCAGAACTTTGGTATCATTCTATTTCATGGATCATGTTGCTTTTGTTCTTATGTTAGTTGTCTAAACCAATTTTTCATCTGTTAATATTCATGTTATgtttatcttttcttctttacttGTTACGATATGTAGATTCCGGCCGAGGACTTTCATTGAGTCCAATAATGGGGCGATTTAATTCTTTGAGGACAACAGGCAAGACGGATGCAGTTGCTGTCATTGAGTATCAGTATATAGAAGCTGCCACAAACAATTTCTGTGAAAATAATGTACTGGGACAGGGAGGTCGTGGGCGAGTCTATAAAGCTCGTTTCAATGAAAAATCCCTTGCTGCAGTGAAGAGAATTGATGATAGAGGGCAGGATGCTGAAAGAGAATTCGAGGTATTTTTTCGTTTTTCCCAGATTGACTTGGATATCTATTTTCTGTGAATTGCTACTAGTGTAACTAATGGTTTTTCTTTTGTGAAAAATTGGATTGCAACTGCAGAATGAGCTGAACTGGTTAACTAAATTCCAGCATCAGAAcattatttctctttttggtTACTGCATCCATAATGAAACAAGGTTTCTTGTATATGAAATGATGCAAAATGGCTCTTTGGAGAACCAATTGCATGGTATAAACttctcctttatttttaattaactcGCCATAGATGATGAAAGATTTGAACTTCTAACATATGTGTTGTATTTGTTTGGATGAACATTACAGGACCTACTCATGGATCTGATCTAACATGGCATCTGCGAATGAAAATTGCTGTTGACGTAGCACGGTAGTGCCTCTTGTCAGCTtcattatttacttattttctgcatagtttttcatttttaatgttGGTTTGAACTATTTTACCGAATGCTAGAGGACTAGAATACCTGCATGAGCACTGCAACCCTCCTGTAGTCCACAGAGATCTGAAATCGTCTAACATTCTTCTTGATTCCAACTTTAATGCAAAGGTAAATATTATCTAAGAATCATGAAATGCAAAGGTATAGCTTTTACAATGTTAATGGGAATGTTTCTGCTTCTAAGTTTTTGCTTCTTCCAGCTTTCAGATTTTGGCCTTGCAGTGACTGGTGGAACCCAAAGCAAG
Proteins encoded in this region:
- the LOC123206443 gene encoding LOW QUALITY PROTEIN: probable receptor-like protein kinase At1g80640 (The sequence of the model RefSeq protein was modified relative to this genomic sequence to represent the inferred CDS: inserted 1 base in 1 codon) encodes the protein MEMKLLVMILPMWACFYSLFSFVLAVRQDTTVSNIFSSGFVVVKEPISQFSAKMEAQSPGNSEVRIVHHQDLNKKILIALVVASTLLGVLFLLFLYFWIYRLKTLKNSNGKSKQNFDSGRGLSLSPIMGRFNSLRTTGKTDAVAVIEYQYIEAATNNFCENNVLGQGGRGRVYKARFNEKSLAAVKRIDDRGQDAEREFENELNWLTKFQHQNIISLFGYCIHNETRFLVYEMMQNGSLENQLHGPTHGSDLTWHLRMKIAVDVARGLEYLHEHCNPPVVHRDLKSSNILLDSNFNAKLSDFGLAVTGGTQSKNVKLSGTLGYVAPEYLLEGKLTDKSDVYAFGVVLLELLXGKKAVEKTSPSQCQSVVTWAMPQLTDRSKLPKLMDPVIRDKMDLKHLYQVAAVAVLCIQPEPSYRPLITDVLHSLIPLVPTELGGSLRVA